A single region of the Rosa rugosa unplaced genomic scaffold, drRosRugo1.1 SCAFFOLD_180, whole genome shotgun sequence genome encodes:
- the LOC133724224 gene encoding 2-hydroxyisoflavanone dehydratase-like: MDSNNNEIIHDFPPFFKVFKDGSIERYMSPGGHVPAGLGPTTGVQSKDVVVSPETGVKACILIPKINGGGQKLPLLVYYHGGGFCLGSAFDEIMKKFVSSLVLKANVIVVSVDYRLAPEHPLPIAYDDSLAALHWIASHSNGEGPEAWLNEYADLDRVFLGGESAGANIAHYVAVQAGVNVPVGLNIVGLVMVHPFFGGKECDKMYKFLSSTSSGCDDDPKLNPAADPDLVKLPCRKVLVCVAEKDWLRDRGVSYHETLEKLKGEGFAELFETKGEDHCFHLFNPNADKARHLLQKVVDFFNI; the protein is encoded by the coding sequence ATGGATTCAAATAACAATGAAATAATCCATGACTTCCCACCTTTCTTCAAAGTCTTCAAAGATGGTAGCATAGAGAGGTACATGTCACCCGGTGGCCACGTTCCGGCGGGACTCGGCCCAACAACCGGAGTCCAATCCAAAGACGTGGTGGTCTCGCCTGAAACCGGAGTAAAGGCTTGTATTTTGATCCCCAAAATCAACGGCGGAGGTCAGAAGTTGCCCCTCTTAGTCTATTACCACGGTGGAGGCTTCTGCCTGGGATCAGCCTTTGATGAAATTATGAAGAAGTTCGTTTCATCGCTAGTCCTCAAAGCCAACGTCATTGTAGTTTCTGTTGACTACAGGCTAGCCCCAGAGCATCCTCTACCAATTGCCTACGACGATTCCTTAGCCGCTTTGCACTGGATCGCTTCCCACTCTAATGGAGAAGGGCCTGAGGCTTGGCTGAATGAGTATGCAGATCTGGACAGGGTTTTCTTGGGCGGTGAGAGTGCTGGAGCCAACATCGCTCATTATGTTGCGGTCCAAGCTGGGGTTAATGTTCCAGTGGGGTTGAACATTGTTGGCTTAGTTATGGTGCACCCCTTCTTTGGAGGTAAAGAGTGTGACAAGATGTACAAGTTTTTAAGCTCAACGAGTTCAGGCTGCGATGATGATCCGAAACTGAACCCGGCAGCGGATCCGGACTTGGTGAAATTGCCATGTAGGAAGGTGTTGGTTTGTGTTGCGGAGAAAGATTGGCTGAGAGATAGAGGAGTGAGCTACCATGAGACTTTAGAGAAACTGAAAGGGGAAGGGTTTGCGGAGTTGTTTGAGACAAAAGGAGAGGACCATTGCTTTCATTTGTTCAACCCCAACGCCGACAAGGCTCGCCATCTGCTCCAAAAAGTGGTTGATTTCTTCAATATCTGA